In Sebaldella sp. S0638, the following are encoded in one genomic region:
- the xerA gene encoding site-specific tyrosine recombinase/integron integrase → MEESKEKELLVEPLEKFLHFQEVILGKSYNTIRGYRKDIMQFVDYISENEEIFDYNKVEVFTVRSFIAYSSSNEVGKRSINRKISALRTFFAYLKEQNIVETNKLIYVNMPKFEKELPTVLTKEDINKLRNVIDVSKVTGIRDRLIIEFLYSSGLRSSELVSLSELMINLEEREVRVLGKGNKERVTFFSENARRWYEKYISAKRNEYKNYTPNIVFVNSRGERITTRSLRRLIADYAESAGINKEVSPHVFRHSFATTLLNNKVDIRYLQELLGHSSISTTQVYTHVSKALLREIYIKAHPLADED, encoded by the coding sequence ATGGAAGAATCAAAAGAAAAAGAACTGCTTGTAGAACCTCTTGAAAAGTTTTTACACTTTCAGGAAGTAATACTGGGGAAAAGCTATAATACAATCAGAGGATACAGAAAGGATATAATGCAGTTTGTGGATTATATCAGCGAAAACGAGGAAATTTTTGATTATAATAAAGTGGAAGTCTTCACTGTAAGATCATTTATAGCTTATTCAAGCAGCAATGAAGTGGGAAAGAGAAGCATAAACAGAAAGATTTCTGCACTGCGTACATTTTTTGCATATTTAAAAGAACAGAATATAGTAGAGACAAATAAGCTTATCTATGTGAATATGCCTAAATTCGAAAAGGAACTTCCCACAGTTCTTACAAAAGAAGATATTAATAAATTAAGAAATGTAATAGATGTATCAAAAGTCACAGGGATAAGAGACCGTCTAATTATAGAATTTTTATATTCAAGCGGTCTGAGATCCAGTGAGCTTGTAAGTCTGAGCGAGCTTATGATAAACCTTGAGGAGAGGGAAGTAAGAGTGCTTGGAAAAGGAAATAAGGAGAGAGTTACTTTTTTCAGTGAGAATGCCCGCAGATGGTATGAGAAATATATCTCTGCCAAGAGAAATGAGTATAAAAACTATACTCCGAATATTGTTTTTGTGAACAGCAGAGGCGAGAGAATAACTACAAGGTCGCTTAGAAGGCTTATAGCTGACTATGCTGAAAGCGCGGGAATAAATAAAGAAGTTTCACCGCATGTATTCAGACATTCTTTTGCGACGACTCTTTTGAATAACAAGGTGGATATAAGATATCTACAGGAACTTTTGGGACACAGCAGCATATCTACCACACAGGTTTATACACATGTAAGTAAGGCTCTTTTAAGAGAAATATATATAAAGGCTCATCCTTTGGCAGATGAGGATTAA